The following proteins come from a genomic window of Natronosalvus vescus:
- the nosZ gene encoding TAT-dependent nitrous-oxide reductase — MTDLPATDTTEPTTDADDRDPLFARIPRRDFMKAGAATGALTALAGCTGILEGDGGNGTAAASSADHTVPPGELDEYYAFFSGGHSGEVRVYGVPSMRSLMRIPVFNLEGARGYGYDDETREMLEDAGGYTWGDVHHPRVSQTDNEYDGRWLFVNDKANGRLARICLKYFETDAIVDLPNQQGTHGACALMPDTKYIFGVGEFRVPMPNDGRDLDDPSAYTSVLSAVDPETMNPVFDVKVSGNLDNGDSGKNGRWFFSTSYNSEEGVTEQEMTQADMDWVTAFDMPAIEEALDNGDYEEINGVPVIDGTKDSPLNDADRPIVRYVDVPSNPHGVTVTPDGKYAIASGKLDNTCTIMELDLLGEVDDPNDAIVGRPEVGMGPLHTRYDDRGHAYTSLFVDSQVVKWDIEAAVESEPGSDDAVIEKIDVHYNPGHLNASQSFSSDPKGDWLISLNKQSLDRFLPVGPTFPVNDQLIYIGDDEEGMQLVKDTPTYPEPHDATIVHRDNINPETVYDPDDLALEPVGGGDNDITREDGRVEVRMINQRNQFGFQDITVQEGDEVEITTTNIETSENIVHSLAIPQYDINVKTAPQETRKVTFTADKPGVYWIYCAYFCSALHLEMRSRLLVEPED; from the coding sequence ATGACCGATCTCCCTGCAACCGATACGACGGAACCGACCACAGACGCCGACGACCGCGATCCACTGTTCGCGCGGATTCCACGGCGTGACTTCATGAAAGCTGGCGCGGCGACCGGCGCACTGACAGCGCTCGCCGGCTGTACAGGCATTCTCGAGGGCGACGGCGGCAACGGCACAGCGGCCGCGAGTTCGGCCGATCATACCGTCCCGCCCGGTGAACTCGACGAGTACTACGCGTTCTTTTCCGGGGGCCACTCCGGCGAGGTACGCGTCTACGGCGTCCCCTCGATGCGCAGTCTCATGCGCATCCCCGTGTTCAACCTCGAGGGCGCTCGGGGCTACGGCTACGACGACGAGACTCGAGAGATGCTCGAGGACGCCGGGGGCTACACCTGGGGTGACGTTCACCACCCCCGCGTGAGCCAGACGGACAACGAGTACGACGGCCGATGGCTCTTCGTCAACGACAAGGCCAACGGGCGCCTGGCCCGGATCTGCCTGAAGTACTTCGAGACCGACGCCATCGTCGACCTGCCGAACCAGCAGGGGACACACGGCGCCTGTGCGCTGATGCCAGACACGAAGTACATCTTCGGCGTCGGCGAGTTCCGCGTCCCGATGCCCAACGACGGACGGGATCTCGACGACCCGAGCGCGTACACGTCCGTGCTCTCGGCCGTCGACCCCGAGACGATGAACCCCGTCTTCGACGTGAAAGTTAGCGGTAACCTCGACAACGGCGACTCCGGGAAGAACGGCCGCTGGTTCTTCTCGACCTCCTACAACAGCGAGGAAGGCGTCACCGAGCAGGAGATGACCCAGGCGGATATGGACTGGGTCACCGCCTTCGACATGCCCGCGATCGAGGAAGCCCTCGACAACGGCGACTACGAGGAAATAAACGGCGTCCCAGTTATCGACGGAACGAAAGACAGCCCGCTCAACGACGCCGACCGGCCGATCGTTCGGTACGTCGACGTGCCCTCGAACCCCCACGGCGTGACCGTCACGCCCGACGGGAAGTACGCGATCGCGTCCGGCAAACTCGACAACACGTGTACGATCATGGAACTCGATCTCCTCGGCGAGGTCGACGACCCGAACGACGCCATCGTCGGCCGACCCGAAGTCGGCATGGGGCCGCTCCACACCCGATACGACGACCGTGGCCACGCGTACACGTCACTGTTCGTCGACTCACAGGTCGTCAAGTGGGACATCGAGGCGGCCGTCGAATCCGAACCCGGGAGCGACGACGCGGTCATCGAAAAGATCGACGTCCACTACAACCCTGGCCACCTGAACGCCTCCCAGTCGTTCTCCTCGGATCCGAAAGGCGACTGGCTGATCTCGCTGAACAAGCAGTCCCTCGACCGGTTCCTCCCGGTCGGGCCGACGTTCCCCGTGAACGACCAGCTGATTTACATCGGCGACGACGAGGAGGGAATGCAACTCGTCAAGGACACGCCAACCTACCCCGAACCCCACGACGCGACGATCGTCCACCGGGACAACATCAACCCCGAGACCGTGTACGATCCGGACGACCTCGCGCTCGAGCCAGTCGGTGGCGGCGACAACGACATCACCCGCGAGGACGGTCGAGTCGAGGTCAGGATGATCAACCAGCGAAACCAGTTCGGTTTCCAGGATATCACCGTCCAGGAGGGTGACGAAGTCGAGATCACGACGACGAACATCGAAACCAGCGAGAACATCGTCCACTCCCTGGCGATCCCACAGTACGACATCAACGTCAAGACCGCACCGCAGGAGACGCGAAAGGTGACGTTCACGGCCGACAAGCCGGGCGTCTACTGGATCTACTGTGCGTACTTCTGCAGCGCGCTCCACCTCGAGATGCGCTCGCGGCTCCTGGTCGAACCGGAGGACTGA
- the nosD gene encoding nitrous oxide reductase family maturation protein NosD, translating into MRTDAWFAGLAVIVLALLLATALVAATGASESAESASDWTPDVPDIHDIDEPTEPGVATLDGEHFDSVQAAVDAAQPGDTVVLEGTFEEHVTVETDGLTIVAAERDGAVIDGGGEGTVVAIEAPNVTIEGVWIRDTGHERNGEHAGVFVNGSDATVTDVRLTDVSFGVWINGVSDVTVEGSMIAGREDVFPLTDRGNGIHLWDADDAVLRDNYITTVRDGIYYSWSEGVLAENNTMWEMRYGVHYMYSNDNHLEGNVAANNDVGFALMVSENITLVDNVAANNDGTSAHGILLKDVERSEIRGNAVVANGNGFYIYNAQHNRLVDNLVLENPVGVHATAGSSGGVVAGNSFIENDEQAFATTTAQIAWNDSDRGNYWSDASAVDLDGDGTSEVRHRPAGTVERLVHDRPQAAVFAESPAFDAVRLAESSFPVVESAGLIDHHPLAEPPHDNWRDYYANHDH; encoded by the coding sequence GTGAGAACCGACGCCTGGTTCGCCGGTCTCGCCGTAATCGTTCTAGCGCTGCTCCTCGCCACGGCGCTCGTCGCCGCGACGGGCGCGTCAGAAAGCGCCGAGAGCGCCAGCGACTGGACGCCCGACGTCCCAGACATCCACGACATCGACGAACCTACCGAACCCGGCGTCGCAACCCTCGACGGCGAACACTTCGACTCCGTGCAGGCGGCGGTCGACGCCGCCCAGCCGGGTGACACCGTCGTCCTCGAGGGCACCTTCGAGGAACACGTCACCGTCGAAACCGACGGCCTGACGATCGTAGCGGCCGAGCGAGACGGCGCCGTCATCGACGGCGGGGGTGAAGGAACCGTCGTCGCGATCGAGGCTCCGAACGTCACGATCGAGGGCGTCTGGATTCGTGACACGGGTCACGAACGCAATGGCGAACACGCCGGGGTCTTCGTCAACGGCTCCGACGCGACCGTGACGGACGTCCGACTCACCGACGTCAGTTTCGGCGTCTGGATCAACGGCGTTTCGGACGTCACCGTCGAGGGATCGATGATCGCCGGTCGAGAGGACGTCTTCCCGCTCACCGACCGCGGTAACGGCATCCACCTCTGGGACGCCGACGACGCCGTGTTACGAGACAACTACATCACCACCGTCCGGGACGGCATCTACTACTCGTGGTCGGAGGGTGTGCTCGCCGAGAACAACACCATGTGGGAGATGCGCTACGGCGTCCACTACATGTACTCGAACGACAACCACCTCGAGGGGAACGTCGCCGCGAACAATGACGTCGGCTTCGCGTTGATGGTCTCGGAGAACATCACGCTCGTCGACAACGTCGCCGCGAACAACGATGGCACCAGCGCCCACGGCATCCTCCTCAAGGACGTCGAACGCAGCGAGATTCGCGGGAACGCCGTCGTCGCCAACGGTAACGGCTTCTACATCTACAACGCCCAGCACAACCGGCTCGTGGACAACCTCGTCCTCGAGAACCCCGTCGGCGTCCACGCGACCGCCGGCTCGAGCGGCGGGGTCGTCGCGGGCAACAGCTTCATCGAGAACGACGAGCAGGCGTTCGCGACGACGACCGCGCAGATCGCCTGGAACGACTCCGACCGGGGCAACTACTGGTCGGACGCCAGCGCCGTCGACCTCGACGGCGACGGCACCAGCGAGGTTCGTCATCGACCCGCGGGAACGGTGGAACGACTCGTCCACGATCGGCCGCAGGCGGCGGTGTTCGCGGAGAGTCCGGCGTTCGACGCCGTTCGACTGGCCGAGAGTTCGTTCCCGGTCGTCGAATCCGCGGGCCTGATCGATCACCACCCGCTGGCGGAACCGCCACACGACAACTGGAGGGACTACTATGCAAATCACGATCACTGA
- a CDS encoding ABC transporter ATP-binding protein codes for MQITITDIHKRYGDVVALDDPSFEIPSGSTFGVLGTNGAGKSTLFGLLVGHDRPDSGTIDVGGLDVEEAGHRVRERVGFLPEHSGFPGSLTGREVLSTHARIRGLENRDERIEDVLELVGLSDAANRAVSGYSNGMGRRLGLAAALLPEPPVLVLDEPTAGLDPRGVAAFHDIVTRIGNETDTTVVLSSHVLSEVESLCDHVAILHDGHLHASGSVEALCATGDTATVSVATTSPDARIHLLDELQLRVEDLEVVRHDGSSDRLELRCDRNRAFDLVAHLESDLVERFEVREPGLEAAFHRAIDGESVSEPVSESVPVADEPTRDDEVRSESTEPAGGDTVLAEGDAAPAEVGR; via the coding sequence ATGCAAATCACGATCACTGATATCCACAAACGATACGGCGACGTCGTCGCCCTCGACGATCCTTCCTTCGAGATTCCGTCGGGATCGACGTTCGGCGTCCTGGGGACGAACGGCGCGGGAAAGAGTACGTTATTCGGCCTGCTGGTCGGTCACGACCGGCCCGATAGCGGAACGATCGACGTCGGCGGCCTCGACGTCGAGGAGGCGGGACACCGCGTGCGCGAGCGCGTCGGCTTCCTGCCCGAACACAGCGGTTTCCCCGGCTCGTTGACGGGACGGGAAGTCCTCTCGACGCACGCCCGGATTCGCGGCCTCGAGAACCGCGACGAGCGGATCGAGGACGTCCTCGAACTCGTCGGGCTTAGCGATGCCGCCAATCGAGCGGTTTCCGGCTACTCGAACGGGATGGGCCGTCGCCTCGGACTGGCTGCGGCCCTGCTCCCGGAGCCACCAGTACTCGTTCTCGACGAGCCGACCGCCGGACTGGATCCGCGTGGCGTCGCGGCGTTTCACGACATCGTCACGCGCATCGGAAACGAGACCGATACCACGGTCGTCCTCTCCTCACACGTACTCAGCGAGGTCGAGTCCCTCTGTGATCACGTCGCGATCCTCCACGACGGTCACCTCCACGCCAGCGGCTCCGTCGAGGCGCTGTGTGCGACTGGCGACACCGCCACCGTCAGCGTGGCGACGACGAGTCCCGACGCTCGCATCCACCTCCTCGATGAACTACAACTCCGTGTCGAGGATCTCGAGGTCGTTCGCCACGACGGCTCGAGTGACCGACTCGAACTTCGTTGTGACCGCAACCGGGCGTTCGATCTCGTGGCGCACCTCGAGTCCGACCTTGTCGAGCGCTTCGAGGTGCGCGAACCCGGGCTCGAAGCGGCGTTCCACCGGGCGATCGATGGGGAATCGGTCTCGGAACCGGTCTCGGAATCGGTACCGGTGGCCGACGAACCGACCAGGGACGACGAGGTTCGGAGCGAGAGCACCGAACCAGCAGGAGGGGACACCGTCCTCGCCGAAGGGGACGCCGCCCCCGCGGAGGTGGGCCGATGA
- a CDS encoding ABC transporter permease, with protein MTLTSEYEGDLESVEPIDTAHADETTSTTTTATSKAVGRQVLVLAESEYRLAVRSRWAVALTGIFAAFALGLTTFSGASVSPEGFDRTVASLAVLAVYLVPLVALAFSYDAIVGREESGWLQTLFSLPVSRAWIVLGTGLGRGAILTSATIIGFGVAGGFLLLEFGLAGFDTYVAFLLATVALGLAFLALGVLLSTLAREKTHALGFALLAWAWFVLVHDLLALGVLSAFDLPDAALSVLLLANPTSVFRALVLGSLGAAGDAGFASVLAEAGLSTGVLLGALLAWIVVPIALAAVVIRRRRV; from the coding sequence ATGACCCTTACGAGCGAGTACGAAGGTGACCTCGAGTCGGTCGAGCCGATCGACACGGCTCACGCCGACGAGACCACGTCCACCACGACGACGGCGACCTCGAAAGCCGTCGGCCGGCAGGTGCTGGTGCTCGCCGAATCGGAGTACCGACTGGCCGTCCGGAGTCGCTGGGCGGTCGCGCTGACCGGCATCTTCGCCGCGTTCGCCCTCGGGCTGACGACGTTCAGCGGCGCGAGCGTCAGCCCCGAGGGCTTCGACCGAACCGTCGCGAGCCTCGCGGTGCTGGCGGTCTACCTGGTTCCGCTGGTCGCGCTGGCGTTCAGCTACGACGCCATCGTCGGCCGGGAGGAGAGCGGCTGGCTCCAGACGCTGTTCTCCCTGCCCGTCTCGCGGGCCTGGATCGTCCTCGGCACCGGTCTCGGCCGAGGCGCCATCCTGACCAGTGCGACGATCATCGGCTTCGGCGTCGCGGGCGGCTTCCTGCTGCTCGAGTTCGGCCTGGCCGGCTTCGACACTTACGTCGCGTTCCTGCTCGCGACCGTCGCGCTCGGCCTGGCGTTTCTCGCCCTCGGCGTCCTCCTGTCGACGCTGGCGCGCGAGAAGACCCACGCGCTCGGCTTCGCCTTGCTGGCGTGGGCGTGGTTCGTCCTCGTCCACGACCTGCTCGCACTGGGCGTCCTGTCGGCGTTCGACCTCCCCGACGCGGCGCTTTCGGTGCTGTTACTCGCCAACCCGACGAGCGTCTTCCGGGCGCTCGTCCTCGGCAGTCTCGGCGCGGCTGGTGACGCTGGCTTCGCCTCCGTGCTCGCGGAGGCCGGCCTGTCGACCGGTGTCCTCCTCGGGGCGCTCCTCGCCTGGATCGTCGTGCCAATCGCGCTCGCGGCTGTCGTTATCCGCCGTCGGAGGGTCTAA
- a CDS encoding nitrous oxide reductase accessory protein NosL, which produces MTPQHNRQHHHHHRHETLSRTDQNHSSGFSRRRFLACTAIATTAGLAGCLGNDDDDAPPAEPIALTGGRECAVCGMVIEDHYGPAGQVFYDDDDDDPVTYDSLTELLVHHDEQRQRGTDARGVFVTDYSSVDYDLEEQGGSPYISTHAEQEAFADATELLYLVDSAIHGAMGPDHVPFSSREDAEALREDVGGEIREWDDLVEG; this is translated from the coding sequence ATGACTCCACAACACAATCGACAACACCACCATCACCACCGCCACGAGACACTCTCGCGTACCGACCAGAACCATTCGAGCGGCTTCTCGAGGCGTCGATTCCTCGCTTGCACAGCGATCGCGACGACGGCTGGGCTCGCGGGCTGTCTCGGCAACGACGACGATGACGCCCCGCCCGCAGAACCGATCGCCCTGACCGGCGGCCGCGAGTGTGCCGTCTGTGGCATGGTCATCGAGGATCACTACGGCCCCGCCGGGCAGGTGTTCTACGATGACGATGACGACGACCCAGTCACGTACGACAGCCTCACCGAACTCCTCGTCCACCACGACGAACAACGCCAGCGTGGCACCGACGCCCGCGGCGTATTCGTCACCGATTACTCGAGCGTCGACTACGACCTCGAGGAACAGGGCGGCTCGCCGTACATCTCGACCCACGCCGAACAGGAGGCGTTCGCGGACGCGACGGAACTGTTATATCTCGTCGACAGCGCGATACATGGCGCGATGGGCCCCGACCACGTTCCGTTTTCCAGCCGCGAAGACGCCGAGGCGCTTCGGGAGGACGTCGGCGGCGAAATCCGCGAGTGGGACGACCTGGTCGAGGGCTGA
- a CDS encoding nicotinate phosphoribosyltransferase → MSNPFGIVSTEAILEGQATDAYFERTRTTLEHAGRNPHVVAEVTADQFPTGSFEVFAGVHDVARLFEERPVDVDALPEGQLFDGGPVMRIEGNYLDFAELETSLLGFCSQPSGFATGALEARLAAPDSLVLSFGARHVHPAITGTVERAALLAGLDGISHVAAGELLGREAGGTMPHALVLAYGEGNQADAWLAFDDAVPEDVPRIALVDTFWDESSEALLAAETLEGRLDGVRIDTTGSRRGDFRHIVREVRWELDARGYEDVDIFCSGGLTPDSIRELRNVADGFGVGSHITGADSVDFSLDLVEIEGDPISKRGKLSGDKQVYRTPDGGHHVRLADQTAPENGTALLEPLVRDGDVVREPDLETATKRCLEDAATVGFGRE, encoded by the coding sequence ATGTCGAATCCGTTTGGAATCGTTTCCACTGAGGCCATCCTCGAGGGGCAGGCGACCGACGCCTACTTCGAGCGAACCAGGACGACGCTCGAGCACGCGGGCCGGAACCCCCACGTCGTCGCCGAGGTGACGGCGGATCAGTTCCCGACCGGGTCGTTCGAGGTGTTCGCGGGCGTCCACGACGTCGCCCGGCTGTTCGAGGAACGACCCGTCGACGTCGACGCTCTCCCGGAGGGACAGCTGTTCGACGGCGGGCCGGTGATGCGCATCGAAGGGAACTACCTCGACTTCGCCGAACTCGAGACCTCGCTGCTCGGCTTTTGTTCCCAGCCCAGTGGATTCGCGACGGGTGCGCTCGAGGCTCGCCTCGCCGCGCCCGACTCGCTCGTGCTCTCCTTCGGTGCTCGCCACGTCCACCCCGCGATCACGGGGACGGTCGAGCGGGCCGCCCTGCTGGCGGGGCTCGACGGTATCTCCCACGTCGCGGCGGGCGAGTTGCTCGGCCGGGAGGCCGGCGGGACGATGCCCCACGCGCTCGTACTCGCCTACGGCGAGGGAAACCAGGCAGACGCCTGGCTGGCGTTCGACGACGCCGTTCCCGAGGACGTCCCGCGGATCGCGCTGGTCGATACGTTCTGGGACGAGAGTTCGGAGGCGCTGCTGGCGGCGGAGACACTCGAGGGTCGCCTCGACGGCGTCCGCATCGACACGACGGGGTCGCGACGCGGGGACTTCCGTCACATCGTCCGCGAAGTACGCTGGGAGCTCGATGCTCGAGGTTACGAGGACGTCGACATATTCTGCAGCGGCGGGCTCACCCCCGACTCGATTCGGGAACTCCGGAACGTTGCCGACGGTTTTGGGGTCGGCAGCCACATCACGGGCGCCGACAGCGTCGACTTTAGCCTCGACCTCGTCGAAATCGAGGGTGACCCGATCTCGAAACGCGGGAAGCTATCGGGGGACAAACAGGTGTATCGAACTCCCGACGGCGGTCATCACGTCCGGTTGGCCGATCAGACCGCCCCGGAGAACGGGACGGCGCTGCTCGAGCCACTGGTTCGTGACGGGGATGTCGTCCGGGAACCTGATCTCGAGACGGCCACAAAACGGTGTCTCGAGGACGCCGCTACCGTTGGATTCGGTCGCGAGTAG
- a CDS encoding TIGR00296 family protein, with translation MSQRQGADLSYEDGARAVELARESVESFVRHGQREHPGSMRETFYERTGAFVRLESTRGRGSLRGCAGGYRSGEQLGHVIVDAAIEAASEDSCGSEVTPSELSNLTVSVCTVRNVLLTDDPLGDLELGTHGVAVDGGGKTGWLYPTVPVENGWSEREYLDRTCRKAGLPPMAWQDDDVVVTLFEGQVFRERSSDGSIEEL, from the coding sequence ATGTCCCAGCGACAGGGTGCAGACCTCTCTTATGAAGACGGGGCGCGTGCGGTCGAACTCGCGCGTGAGTCCGTCGAATCTTTCGTACGACACGGCCAACGAGAACATCCAGGCAGCATGCGCGAGACGTTCTACGAACGCACCGGCGCGTTCGTCCGCCTCGAGTCGACGCGCGGGCGCGGCAGTCTCCGTGGCTGTGCGGGAGGGTATCGTTCCGGAGAACAGCTCGGTCACGTCATCGTTGACGCGGCGATCGAGGCCGCCAGCGAGGATTCCTGTGGCTCGGAGGTAACCCCCTCGGAGCTCTCGAACCTCACCGTCTCCGTCTGTACCGTCAGAAACGTACTCCTCACCGACGACCCCCTCGGCGACCTCGAGCTCGGCACGCACGGCGTCGCCGTCGACGGCGGGGGCAAAACAGGCTGGCTGTACCCAACGGTGCCGGTCGAAAACGGCTGGAGCGAGCGCGAGTACCTCGACCGCACCTGCCGGAAGGCGGGACTCCCGCCGATGGCCTGGCAGGACGACGACGTCGTCGTCACCCTCTTCGAGGGACAGGTCTTCCGCGAGCGCTCGAGCGATGGGAGCATCGAAGAGCTGTAG
- a CDS encoding ammonium transporter, producing MLTSIPLEATTADLETLVTGMNLVWALVVTFLIFFMHAGFAMLEAGQVRSKNVANQLTKNMLTWAVGIGVFFLIGMGIANNVGAALVGGDSSPLTMFGAESFDWVMWLFSAVFAMTAATIVSGAVAGRAKLRAYVTYTFLLAAVIYPVAAGLVWYAPGADAPLLASLGFSDFAGGMVVHGVGGVAGLTAAWVIGARLDKFTDDGTSNVIPGHSLTFAVLGTLILCFGWFGFNVGTAATVVSMDNGSVVLGDFAYVGSVAMVTALGMGMGALGASAVSLYTTGKVDTLYAANGMLAGLVGVTGPTDLITPMGALAIGLLAGAQLPIVFSFVEKRLKIDDVCAVFPVHGSAGMLGLVLYPLWSLEGTAIGGGLIAGGILSIEASAFAPQVLGVVVLTLWTVVATAAIFGAFKAVGQVRVTPEHERDGLDVSEHGVDTYPEFGRPELATDGGALRADGGTAVTSEISMVTAIVRPDRLSAVKKALADVGAPSLTVTNVSGRGSQPAKMGQWRGEEYAVDLHQKIKIECAVADIPVDDVVAAIREAANTGEPGDGKIFVIPVDDACQIRTGNTGVEAV from the coding sequence ATGCTAACGTCCATTCCACTCGAGGCGACGACCGCCGATCTTGAGACGCTCGTGACCGGAATGAACCTCGTGTGGGCGCTCGTCGTCACGTTCCTCATCTTCTTCATGCACGCCGGATTCGCGATGCTCGAGGCGGGCCAGGTTCGCTCGAAGAACGTTGCCAACCAGTTGACGAAGAACATGCTGACCTGGGCGGTCGGCATCGGCGTCTTCTTCCTGATTGGGATGGGGATCGCCAACAACGTCGGCGCGGCATTGGTCGGGGGCGACTCGAGCCCGCTGACGATGTTCGGCGCGGAATCGTTCGACTGGGTCATGTGGCTGTTCAGCGCGGTGTTCGCGATGACGGCCGCGACCATCGTCTCCGGGGCGGTAGCTGGCCGGGCGAAACTCCGTGCGTACGTCACCTACACCTTCCTACTCGCCGCGGTCATCTACCCGGTGGCCGCTGGATTAGTCTGGTACGCGCCCGGTGCCGACGCGCCGCTGCTCGCCAGTCTGGGCTTCTCGGACTTCGCCGGCGGCATGGTCGTCCACGGCGTCGGCGGCGTCGCCGGACTCACGGCCGCGTGGGTGATCGGCGCCCGGTTGGACAAGTTCACCGACGACGGCACCAGCAACGTCATCCCCGGTCACTCGCTGACGTTCGCCGTCCTCGGCACGCTGATCCTCTGTTTCGGCTGGTTCGGGTTCAACGTCGGCACCGCCGCCACGGTCGTCTCGATGGACAACGGGTCGGTCGTCCTCGGCGACTTCGCCTACGTCGGCAGCGTGGCCATGGTCACCGCTCTCGGGATGGGGATGGGTGCCCTCGGCGCGTCCGCCGTGTCGCTGTACACCACTGGCAAGGTCGACACCCTGTACGCCGCCAACGGCATGCTCGCCGGCCTGGTCGGCGTCACTGGTCCGACCGACCTGATCACGCCGATGGGTGCGCTCGCGATCGGCCTCCTGGCCGGGGCACAACTCCCGATCGTGTTTTCGTTCGTCGAAAAACGTCTCAAGATCGACGACGTCTGCGCGGTCTTCCCCGTCCACGGCAGCGCCGGCATGCTCGGGCTCGTCCTCTACCCACTGTGGTCGCTCGAGGGTACGGCGATCGGCGGCGGCCTGATCGCCGGCGGTATCCTCTCGATCGAGGCGAGCGCGTTCGCCCCCCAGGTTCTCGGCGTCGTCGTCCTCACGCTCTGGACGGTTGTCGCGACCGCGGCCATCTTCGGCGCGTTCAAAGCCGTCGGCCAGGTGCGGGTCACGCCCGAACACGAGCGCGACGGCCTCGACGTGAGCGAACACGGCGTCGACACCTACCCCGAGTTCGGCCGGCCGGAACTGGCGACCGACGGGGGCGCGCTGCGGGCCGACGGCGGCACCGCCGTGACGAGCGAGATTTCGATGGTTACCGCCATCGTCCGCCCCGACCGCCTCAGTGCGGTGAAGAAGGCGCTCGCCGACGTCGGTGCCCCGTCGCTAACGGTGACGAACGTCTCCGGTCGCGGCTCTCAGCCCGCAAAGATGGGGCAGTGGCGCGGCGAGGAGTACGCCGTCGACCTCCACCAGAAGATCAAAATCGAGTGTGCCGTCGCCGACATCCCGGTCGACGACGTCGTCGCGGCGATTCGCGAGGCGGCGAACACCGGCGAACCCGGCGACGGAAAAATCTTCGTCATCCCCGTCGACGACGCCTGTCAGATTCGCACCGGCAACACCGGCGTCGAAGCCGTCTGA
- the hemB gene encoding porphobilinogen synthase produces MDLTHRPRRLRKDRIRGLVSETTLAPSDFIAPVFVDATTDERVPIESMPGHERVPIKDAVARVEEVLETGVEAVMLFGIPHSKDSEGTRAWAEDGVVQEATRRITAETEAYVITDVCLCEYTDHGHCGPLEPGVGEGDDHHDGEPGHRTDRTDHQHDSTASRGLTVDNDATLERLEKIAVSHAAAGAEMVAPSGMMDGMVGAIRDALDHEGHTDIPVMSYAAKYESAFYGPFRDAADGAPAFGNRRHYQMDPANRREAIREVFLDVEQGADVLMVKPALPYLDIVSDLRREFDHPIAAYNVSGEYAMLHAAAEKGWLDLEAVALESLLSIKRAGADLILTYFAEDVAELC; encoded by the coding sequence ATGGATCTCACACACCGTCCCCGGCGACTCCGAAAGGATCGGATTCGGGGGCTCGTCAGCGAGACGACTCTCGCCCCGTCGGATTTCATCGCCCCCGTGTTCGTTGACGCGACGACCGACGAGCGCGTGCCCATCGAGTCGATGCCCGGTCACGAGCGTGTGCCCATCAAGGACGCCGTCGCCCGCGTCGAAGAGGTACTCGAGACCGGCGTCGAGGCGGTGATGCTCTTCGGGATTCCCCACTCGAAAGACTCCGAGGGGACGCGGGCGTGGGCCGAAGACGGCGTCGTCCAGGAGGCGACACGGCGGATCACCGCGGAGACCGAGGCCTACGTGATCACGGACGTCTGTCTCTGTGAGTACACCGATCACGGTCACTGTGGGCCGCTCGAGCCAGGGGTTGGGGAGGGTGACGACCACCACGACGGCGAACCCGGTCACCGAACCGACCGCACCGACCATCAGCACGACTCCACCGCCAGCCGCGGCCTCACCGTCGACAACGACGCCACGCTGGAGAGGCTCGAGAAAATCGCCGTCTCCCACGCGGCGGCGGGCGCGGAGATGGTCGCCCCGAGCGGGATGATGGATGGGATGGTCGGCGCGATCAGGGACGCACTCGATCACGAGGGGCACACCGACATCCCGGTGATGAGCTACGCGGCCAAGTACGAGAGCGCCTTCTACGGCCCCTTCAGGGACGCCGCCGACGGTGCACCCGCCTTCGGCAACCGAAGACACTACCAGATGGATCCGGCTAACCGCCGGGAAGCGATTCGGGAAGTCTTCCTCGACGTGGAACAGGGAGCGGACGTGCTGATGGTCAAACCCGCCCTCCCGTATCTCGACATCGTGAGCGACCTCCGCCGGGAGTTCGACCATCCCATCGCCGCCTACAACGTCTCCGGGGAGTACGCGATGCTCCACGCCGCCGCCGAGAAAGGGTGGCTCGACCTCGAGGCCGTCGCGCTCGAGTCGCTGCTGTCGATCAAGCGGGCAGGAGCCGATCTGATTCTGACCTACTTCGCCGAGGACGTCGCGGAATTGTGCTGA